A single Gemmatimonadota bacterium DNA region contains:
- a CDS encoding peptidylprolyl isomerase: MKPASLALAAAAAFVVTATACAGLKEAMSAHVDTAAKAGSQELSVDRLAKLLGEATVPPRKDVAQAIANAWVDYELLGQTAAKGDTVVTDKALDSALWAPISSLKAKKYYEIVSKDWGTADTTAARKMFENGDILAASHILILTKGASADQKAAAKKKIDALRAQATSANFAALAKANSQDTPSAARGGSLGLFKKGAMVPQFEQALLALKPGEISPVVETDYGYHIIRRPTYDEVKDELLQASKGRSMQVAESTFVAKLQSDGKIDMDKDAATTARVVVADPDAHRNDKTSLATSTAGKFTAGELARWIATFPPMQQSQQRGQLQNAPDSIVVMFVKNFITNDLVLRAADNAKIGPTPEEMTQLHNAFFQSRDAAWTQLGIDPKSLADSAKTEADRIKLASSRVDKYMDALVGGQAQFVQIPEPVARVLRDQTTSSVNSAGIDRAVERAVKAHAAADSVSRASTPATAVPMPGAAAPGNAAPPAQPANPTPKKP, encoded by the coding sequence TGTGCGGGCCTCAAGGAAGCGATGAGCGCGCACGTCGATACGGCAGCAAAGGCCGGATCGCAGGAACTCTCCGTCGATCGTCTCGCCAAGCTGCTCGGTGAAGCGACGGTACCGCCGCGCAAGGATGTCGCGCAGGCGATCGCCAACGCGTGGGTCGACTACGAGCTCCTCGGCCAGACCGCCGCGAAGGGCGACACCGTCGTCACCGACAAGGCGCTCGACTCGGCGCTTTGGGCACCGATATCATCGCTCAAGGCGAAGAAGTACTACGAGATCGTCTCGAAGGATTGGGGTACGGCTGACACCACGGCCGCTCGCAAGATGTTCGAGAACGGCGACATCCTCGCTGCATCGCACATCCTCATCCTCACCAAGGGTGCGTCGGCCGATCAGAAGGCAGCCGCGAAAAAGAAGATCGACGCGCTTCGTGCTCAGGCTACGTCGGCCAACTTCGCAGCGCTTGCCAAGGCCAACAGCCAGGACACGCCGTCAGCCGCGCGCGGCGGCTCACTGGGCTTGTTCAAGAAGGGTGCAATGGTGCCGCAGTTCGAGCAGGCACTGCTCGCACTCAAGCCTGGCGAGATCTCGCCGGTGGTCGAGACGGACTACGGTTACCACATCATTCGCCGCCCGACGTACGACGAGGTGAAGGACGAGCTGCTTCAGGCATCCAAGGGTCGCTCGATGCAGGTCGCCGAGAGCACGTTCGTAGCGAAGCTTCAGTCTGACGGCAAGATCGACATGGACAAGGACGCCGCCACGACCGCACGCGTCGTCGTCGCAGATCCAGATGCACATCGCAACGACAAGACATCGCTCGCGACGTCGACGGCGGGCAAGTTCACCGCTGGCGAGCTCGCACGCTGGATTGCGACGTTCCCGCCGATGCAGCAGTCGCAGCAGCGTGGACAGTTGCAGAACGCGCCGGATTCGATCGTCGTGATGTTCGTCAAGAATTTCATCACCAACGACCTCGTGCTGCGCGCCGCGGACAACGCCAAGATCGGGCCGACACCAGAAGAGATGACTCAGCTTCACAACGCGTTCTTCCAGTCGCGCGACGCGGCATGGACGCAGCTCGGAATCGACCCCAAGTCGCTCGCCGACAGCGCGAAGACCGAAGCCGATCGTATCAAGCTCGCATCGTCACGAGTCGACAAGTACATGGACGCGCTCGTCGGTGGTCAGGCTCAGTTCGTTCAGATCCCGGAGCCGGTCGCGCGTGTGCTGCGTGACCAGACCACGTCCAGCGTCAATTCAGCCGGCATCGATCGCGCAGTGGAGCGCGCCGTCAAGGCACATGCGGCTGCGGATTCCGTTTCTCGCGCCAGCACGCCTGCGACCGCCGTGCCAATGCCTGGCGCCGCAGCGCCCGGAAACGCCGCGCCGCCCGCACAGCCCGCCAATCCAACTCCGAAGAAGCCGTAG
- a CDS encoding peptidylprolyl isomerase: MSLKSVVVFLFAVAPAVGAAQSVVPVPAANAGSVPNTHMVDTVDRVVAVVGSSVITWSDLAAAVNEQRAAGLKLPDDAAGQLAVARGVLNDLVDQEILIQKAKDVKVDVTDAEITPQVDRQIKEVRSHFQSDIEYRNELKNAGFGSPEEYRRTLFDQFRRRLIQQKTFAELQKRAKPASVTEEEVTAAFDKVKDQLKKRPAMVSFRQIVIAPHASKFADSVALAKAESLLVQLKKGANFEEMAKRESMDPGTKNVGGDLGWNRRGSDLVPQFEAVMFSLRPGELSPIVKTSFGYHIIRVDRVQPAEVKARHILIAPVIDSNDVHVAYLRADSVANMWRKGANFDTLVAKYHDPAEEKGILQPFPVDSLPASYKAAVADLKVNDVSAPFALVSQSGSTKYAIIQVVAKTAEGEYSLSEVRENIRRQLAEEKQARALLDELRKQTYVSLRL; the protein is encoded by the coding sequence ATGTCGTTGAAGTCAGTCGTTGTGTTTCTCTTCGCCGTCGCGCCAGCAGTTGGCGCGGCGCAGAGCGTGGTGCCGGTGCCCGCAGCCAATGCGGGCTCGGTGCCGAACACCCACATGGTGGATACGGTCGATCGCGTCGTCGCGGTCGTCGGTAGCTCTGTCATCACGTGGAGCGATCTCGCGGCGGCGGTCAATGAGCAGCGCGCTGCCGGTCTCAAGCTGCCGGATGATGCCGCCGGACAGCTTGCTGTAGCGCGCGGCGTCCTGAACGACCTCGTCGACCAGGAAATTCTGATTCAGAAGGCGAAGGACGTGAAGGTCGATGTCACCGATGCCGAGATCACGCCGCAGGTCGATCGACAAATCAAGGAAGTGCGGTCACACTTCCAGAGTGACATCGAGTATCGCAACGAGCTGAAGAACGCCGGTTTCGGCTCGCCCGAAGAATATCGGCGCACACTGTTCGACCAGTTTCGCCGTCGCCTGATTCAGCAGAAGACGTTCGCCGAGCTGCAGAAGCGCGCCAAGCCTGCCAGCGTGACCGAAGAAGAGGTTACGGCGGCGTTCGACAAGGTGAAGGACCAGCTCAAGAAGCGCCCGGCGATGGTTTCGTTCCGCCAGATCGTCATTGCGCCGCACGCATCCAAGTTCGCTGATTCAGTAGCGCTCGCGAAAGCAGAATCGCTGCTGGTACAGCTCAAGAAGGGCGCGAACTTCGAGGAGATGGCGAAGCGCGAGTCGATGGATCCGGGCACCAAGAACGTCGGCGGCGATCTTGGCTGGAATCGTCGCGGCTCTGATCTGGTTCCACAGTTCGAGGCGGTGATGTTCTCGCTGCGGCCGGGCGAGCTCAGCCCGATCGTGAAGACGTCATTCGGATATCACATCATCCGCGTCGATCGGGTGCAGCCGGCCGAAGTGAAGGCACGCCACATTCTCATCGCTCCAGTGATCGACTCGAACGACGTGCATGTCGCATATCTCCGCGCCGACAGCGTTGCGAACATGTGGCGCAAGGGTGCGAACTTCGATACGCTCGTAGCGAAATATCACGACCCCGCGGAAGAGAAGGGGATCCTGCAGCCGTTTCCCGTGGATTCCCTGCCGGCGTCGTACAAGGCTGCGGTAGCCGATCTCAAGGTGAACGACGTAAGCGCGCCATTCGCACTCGTATCGCAGAGCGGGAGCACCAAATATGCGATCATACAGGTCGTCGCCAAGACGGCGGAAGGCGAGTACTCGCTTTCCGAAGTGCGCGAGAACATCCGGCGGCAGCTTGCCGAGGAGAAACAGGCCCGCGCATTGCTCGACGAGCTGCGAAAGCAGACCTACGTGTCGCTGAGGCTGTGA
- the pdxA gene encoding 4-hydroxythreonine-4-phosphate dehydrogenase PdxA, translated as MTASGGASRPRLAVTVGDPRGIGPEIIRAALEDPALRDVCDMVVVGAEGADVPVDIAAGSWTAGDNPAAAGKASGDAIALAVKLALAGEVDGIVTAPIDKFALLSGGYDYPGHTEMLAELTDSRVAMMLASDRLRVVLATTHIALRDVPRALTREAIETAASVTRSGLRDWFGIASPRIALCALNPHAGDHGRFGDEDDVLLAPAARESGLLGPFPADTVFVRAIRGEFDAVIAPYHDVGMTAIKVASFGSAVNVTLGLPFPRTSPDHGTALDIAGRGIADPSSFIAATRLCAEIVQRRRRASRQ; from the coding sequence GTGACCGCGAGCGGTGGCGCCAGCCGACCGCGCCTCGCGGTAACGGTCGGCGACCCGCGCGGCATCGGCCCTGAAATAATCCGCGCAGCGCTGGAAGATCCGGCGCTGCGTGACGTATGTGACATGGTGGTGGTCGGTGCCGAAGGGGCCGATGTCCCTGTCGACATCGCCGCCGGATCGTGGACCGCCGGCGACAATCCCGCAGCGGCGGGCAAGGCAAGCGGCGACGCAATCGCGCTCGCTGTTAAGCTCGCGCTCGCCGGAGAGGTCGATGGAATCGTCACCGCACCGATCGACAAGTTCGCGCTACTGTCGGGCGGCTACGATTATCCCGGTCACACGGAGATGCTCGCCGAGTTGACTGATTCGCGCGTGGCGATGATGCTCGCGTCCGACCGGTTGCGCGTGGTGCTCGCTACTACTCACATCGCGCTGCGCGACGTTCCACGTGCACTCACTCGCGAGGCCATCGAAACTGCCGCGAGTGTAACTCGAAGCGGCCTGCGCGACTGGTTCGGAATTGCGTCACCCCGCATCGCGCTCTGCGCGCTGAATCCGCACGCGGGCGATCACGGCCGCTTCGGAGACGAGGACGATGTTCTCCTGGCGCCCGCTGCAAGGGAATCCGGACTTCTCGGGCCATTTCCTGCAGACACCGTCTTCGTTCGCGCAATTCGCGGTGAGTTCGACGCGGTGATAGCTCCCTATCACGACGTGGGCATGACCGCCATCAAGGTCGCGTCGTTCGGAAGCGCAGTCAACGTCACGCTCGGCCTTCCGTTTCCGCGCACCTCGCCGGATCACGGCACCGCGCTCGACATCGCCGGACGCGGCATCGCCGATCCTTCCAGTTTTATCGCGGCGACTCGGCTGTGTGCCGAGATAGTTCAGCGTCGGCGGCGAGCTTCGCGGCAGTAA
- a CDS encoding hemolysin family protein, with protein MLLRIAAVLGLVLINAFFVAAEFALVRSRKTRLEAMARGGDGLARVALKATNNLSAALSASQLGVTLTSLLLGWIAESLLVQSFAESFARLPLGIDVATRVTIATVIALAFVTYLTVVFGELTPKTFALNQPERWARYLTPPLLAFAWIMRPFTWLLNKSAVRVMRILGQRPVPTAESVHSPEELRMLVEQSEEGGAIEEHDAALLDAVFEFSEKNAREVMTPRTEIVAIDATATLEDIIELVSESGLSRYPVYEETIDDIIGIILAKDLIPILAHRPAEFTLRPLMRPVYFIPGSREVEDVLADFKRRKEHMAIVLDEYGGTAGIVTMEDLLEEIVGEILDEYDVGEEVDVRTTSNGETIISGATSISEFNEEFGTSIPEEDYTTVGGYVFGALGRLPVVGDRLASGDVTFVVREMDGRKIDSLAVEFTAAKLAADAELSRHTAESPR; from the coding sequence GTGTTGCTACGCATAGCGGCCGTTCTCGGGCTGGTCCTGATCAACGCTTTTTTCGTGGCCGCGGAGTTTGCTCTGGTCCGATCCCGAAAGACGCGCCTGGAGGCGATGGCGCGCGGCGGTGACGGGCTGGCCCGCGTTGCGCTCAAAGCCACCAACAATCTCTCCGCGGCACTCTCGGCGAGCCAGCTCGGCGTCACCCTTACGAGTCTCCTGCTCGGATGGATCGCCGAGTCGCTCCTGGTGCAGTCGTTCGCGGAGTCTTTCGCGCGCCTGCCACTCGGGATCGACGTCGCCACCCGTGTGACCATCGCGACCGTCATCGCGCTCGCATTCGTGACGTACCTGACGGTCGTGTTCGGCGAGCTCACGCCAAAGACCTTCGCGCTCAATCAACCGGAGCGATGGGCCCGCTATCTCACGCCGCCGCTGCTCGCGTTCGCGTGGATCATGCGCCCCTTCACCTGGCTGCTCAACAAGTCCGCAGTTCGTGTGATGCGGATACTGGGCCAGCGTCCCGTTCCGACGGCTGAATCGGTGCACTCGCCCGAAGAGCTCCGCATGCTGGTCGAGCAAAGCGAGGAGGGCGGCGCGATCGAGGAGCACGACGCGGCGCTGCTCGACGCCGTCTTTGAATTCTCGGAGAAGAATGCACGCGAGGTGATGACGCCGCGCACGGAGATCGTCGCGATCGACGCAACGGCGACACTGGAAGACATCATCGAGCTCGTGAGCGAGAGCGGCCTGTCGCGCTACCCGGTTTACGAGGAGACGATCGACGACATCATCGGGATCATCCTTGCCAAGGATCTGATTCCGATCCTCGCACATCGTCCGGCGGAATTCACTCTGCGTCCACTGATGCGGCCGGTGTATTTCATACCGGGCTCGCGCGAGGTCGAAGATGTTCTCGCCGACTTCAAGCGTCGCAAGGAACACATGGCGATCGTGCTGGACGAGTACGGCGGCACGGCCGGCATCGTGACGATGGAAGACCTTCTCGAAGAGATAGTCGGCGAGATTCTGGACGAGTACGACGTCGGCGAGGAAGTCGACGTGCGCACGACGAGCAACGGCGAGACTATCATCTCCGGCGCGACCAGCATCTCCGAGTTCAACGAGGAGTTCGGAACGTCGATCCCGGAAGAGGATTACACGACGGTCGGCGGCTACGTGTTCGGCGCGCTCGGTCGTCTGCCCGTAGTGGGCGACAGACTGGCCAGCGGCGACGTGACCTTCGTCGTTCGCGAAATGGACGGACGAAAGATCGATTCGCTCGCCGTCGAGTTTACTGCCGCGAAGCTCGCCGCCGACGCTGAACTATCTCGGCACACAGCCGAGTCGCCGCGATAA
- the typA gene encoding translational GTPase TypA: protein MSEKQQIRNIAIIAHVDHGKTTLVDKMLRQAGAFRDNQIVAERVMDSNPLERERGITILAKNTAVSWHGTKINIVDTPGHADFGGEVERILRMVDGVLLVVDAFDGPMPQTRFVLGKALALKRTPIVVINKIDRPGADPMRVHDEILDLFIELEADSAQLDAPVVYASAREGVATMDMDVTPVDLAPLFQTIVDNVPAPATDENGPFQMLVSTIDHSPYLGRLAIGRIERGTVNVGDNVALLAMDTTAAPVTSRVTRLFTYDGLDRIEVNSSTAGNIVALAGLEGVEIGLTITDVNTPERLEGISVEEPTISVDFLVNNSPFAGKEGKFVTSRQLRERLYKELERNVALRVDDTSATDTWTVAGRGELHLTILMETMRREGYEFQVSRPRVITREGPDGERLEPYEELSIDVPEEFLGAVIEKLGPRRGEMIEMKNPGQGMTRLTYRIPARGLFGYRSEFLTDTRGTGIMHHRFLEYGPWAGPLSGRSRGTLVSMDSGVIVAFALANLAERSTLFVSPTDPVYEGMIIGENSRPGDMDVNPTREKKMSNMRSKSTDENIQLEPPRVMTLESALEYIEEDELIEVTPAAIRLRKRHLSANDRKKMSREAKRERAAG, encoded by the coding sequence ATGTCAGAGAAGCAGCAAATTCGAAATATCGCCATCATCGCGCACGTCGATCACGGCAAGACCACCCTCGTGGACAAGATGCTCCGGCAGGCCGGCGCATTCCGCGATAATCAGATCGTCGCCGAGCGCGTGATGGATTCAAACCCGCTCGAGAGAGAGCGTGGAATTACGATCCTTGCCAAGAACACTGCGGTGAGCTGGCACGGGACCAAGATCAACATCGTCGATACGCCAGGGCACGCCGATTTCGGCGGTGAAGTGGAGCGCATTCTGCGCATGGTCGACGGCGTTCTGCTTGTCGTCGATGCATTCGACGGGCCCATGCCACAAACACGCTTCGTGCTTGGCAAGGCGCTCGCACTCAAGCGCACGCCGATCGTCGTCATCAACAAGATCGATCGTCCGGGCGCCGATCCCATGCGCGTGCACGACGAGATCCTGGATCTCTTCATCGAACTCGAAGCCGATTCGGCGCAGCTGGACGCACCGGTGGTTTACGCATCGGCCCGCGAAGGCGTGGCGACGATGGACATGGATGTGACGCCGGTCGATCTCGCGCCACTGTTCCAGACCATTGTCGACAACGTTCCTGCGCCTGCCACGGATGAGAACGGTCCGTTCCAGATGCTCGTCTCGACGATCGATCACTCGCCGTATCTGGGCCGCCTCGCGATCGGCCGCATAGAGCGCGGCACGGTGAATGTCGGCGACAATGTCGCGCTGCTCGCGATGGATACGACCGCAGCGCCGGTCACGTCACGCGTCACGCGTCTTTTCACATACGACGGACTCGATCGCATCGAAGTGAACAGTTCGACCGCTGGTAACATCGTTGCGCTGGCAGGACTCGAAGGTGTCGAGATCGGACTAACGATCACCGACGTCAACACACCCGAGCGACTGGAAGGGATCTCGGTCGAGGAGCCGACCATCTCGGTCGACTTCCTCGTCAACAATTCGCCCTTCGCCGGCAAGGAAGGGAAGTTCGTGACGTCGCGCCAGCTGCGTGAGCGGCTGTACAAGGAGCTGGAGCGCAACGTCGCCCTGCGGGTGGACGATACGTCGGCGACCGATACGTGGACCGTGGCCGGACGCGGGGAGCTGCATCTTACGATTCTGATGGAGACGATGCGGCGTGAGGGCTACGAGTTCCAGGTTTCGAGGCCGCGCGTCATCACGCGTGAGGGACCGGACGGTGAGCGTCTGGAGCCTTACGAAGAGCTTTCAATCGACGTGCCCGAGGAGTTTCTGGGTGCGGTGATCGAGAAGCTCGGTCCGCGGCGCGGCGAGATGATCGAGATGAAGAATCCGGGCCAGGGAATGACCCGTCTGACGTACCGGATTCCGGCGCGCGGACTGTTCGGCTATCGCTCGGAATTTCTGACCGATACTCGTGGCACGGGAATCATGCACCATCGGTTTCTGGAGTACGGACCCTGGGCCGGTCCGCTGTCGGGGCGCTCGCGCGGAACGCTGGTATCGATGGACTCCGGCGTGATCGTTGCATTCGCTCTGGCCAACCTCGCCGAGCGGTCGACACTATTCGTATCGCCGACCGATCCGGTGTACGAGGGTATGATAATCGGCGAGAATTCACGCCCGGGTGACATGGACGTCAACCCGACGCGCGAAAAAAAGATGTCCAACATGCGATCCAAATCGACCGATGAGAACATCCAACTGGAGCCACCGCGGGTAATGACTCTGGAAAGTGCGCTCGAATATATCGAGGAGGACGAACTGATCGAGGTGACGCCGGCGGCCATCCGTTTGCGTAAGCGTCACCTCAGCGCGAACGATCGGAAGAAGATGTCGCGTGAGGCAAAACGTGAGCGTGCCGCCGGTTGA
- a CDS encoding helix-turn-helix domain-containing protein: MIRSRIGRRVSLGDRVKSAREGLRIGGHKVTQGDLARAVGVKRNTVSRWENGAMVPSDPAVLAALAAALEVSVEWLISGDPAAVPAGKAELHEGSGRRYLDPATAELPERARSVALGYLDRLRECGCTQEQRRGAESLLLAGARNAVSSTPFDERDDVDVCADVDAAWDVVVRILRREGKRP, from the coding sequence ATGATACGCAGCCGGATCGGGCGCAGGGTGTCACTCGGGGATCGGGTGAAGTCGGCGCGGGAGGGGCTGCGCATCGGCGGGCATAAGGTGACGCAGGGCGACCTGGCCAGGGCCGTGGGGGTAAAACGGAACACGGTGAGCCGGTGGGAGAACGGGGCGATGGTGCCCAGCGATCCAGCGGTGCTGGCGGCGCTGGCAGCTGCGCTGGAGGTATCGGTCGAGTGGCTGATCAGCGGCGATCCGGCGGCGGTCCCAGCGGGCAAGGCGGAGCTGCACGAGGGCTCGGGACGTCGGTATTTGGATCCAGCCACCGCGGAGCTTCCCGAGCGGGCAAGGTCGGTTGCTCTGGGCTATCTGGACCGGTTGCGTGAGTGTGGCTGCACCCAGGAGCAACGGCGAGGCGCGGAGTCCCTGTTGCTGGCCGGTGCGCGCAATGCCGTTTCTTCGACTCCGTTCGATGAGCGCGATGATGTCGATGTATGCGCCGACGTCGATGCTGCGTGGGATGTGGTGGTGCGAATCCTGAGGCGTGAGGGGAAGCGTCCGTAA
- a CDS encoding alpha/beta fold hydrolase has translation MATGSSDANSPDTIVLINGLWLTALSWEHWVSHYTAKGYRVIARSWPGMEGDIEELRRNPSAIGGLGVEAIVEHYERIVRELDRPPIIIGHSFGGLITEILLDRGLGAAGVAIDPAPVKGIFVLPFASLKSAFPALKNPFERDRAVALTLEQFHYGFTNTLSEEETVPIYTRYAVPGPNHVLFQASLANFNPHAETTVNFRNDDRAPLLLIGGGMDHTVPASVTRANFNLFKKSRAVTDYHEYPDRPHLTIGVPGWEEVADFALDWAREHATGKSTA, from the coding sequence ATGGCGACAGGAAGCAGTGACGCAAATTCCCCGGACACGATCGTTCTCATCAACGGACTCTGGCTCACTGCGCTCAGCTGGGAGCACTGGGTGAGTCACTATACCGCGAAGGGCTACCGCGTGATTGCGCGCAGCTGGCCCGGAATGGAAGGCGACATCGAAGAGCTCCGTCGCAATCCTTCGGCGATCGGCGGACTCGGAGTGGAAGCGATCGTCGAGCATTATGAGCGAATCGTGCGCGAGCTCGATCGTCCGCCCATCATCATCGGACATTCCTTCGGCGGACTGATTACGGAAATCCTGCTCGATCGCGGACTAGGCGCCGCTGGTGTCGCGATAGATCCTGCACCCGTGAAGGGGATCTTTGTTCTACCGTTCGCAAGTCTCAAGTCGGCGTTCCCGGCACTCAAGAATCCGTTCGAGCGAGACCGCGCGGTTGCGTTGACGCTGGAGCAGTTCCACTACGGATTCACCAACACGCTATCGGAAGAGGAAACCGTTCCGATCTACACGCGGTATGCAGTTCCGGGCCCGAACCATGTGTTGTTCCAGGCGAGTCTCGCCAACTTCAATCCGCACGCCGAAACGACGGTGAATTTTCGCAACGACGATCGTGCACCGCTGTTGCTGATCGGAGGGGGCATGGATCACACCGTGCCGGCGTCGGTAACCAGGGCGAACTTCAACCTGTTCAAGAAGTCGCGCGCCGTCACCGACTATCACGAGTACCCCGATCGCCCTCACCTGACGATCGGAGTTCCAGGCTGGGAAGAGGTGGCTGATTTCGCGCTGGACTGGGCACGCGAACATGCCACCGGCAAGTCAACCGCATGA
- a CDS encoding ABC transporter substrate-binding protein — MRQIEFRTAPSFNPGRIALAAAIALSLAACGRGNSSGNANRVVGVSKQINEFMYEIGAQDNLVARDLTSIYPAAIRSLPSVGYHRALSAEGIISMKPTLFLTDGNVGPDAVLDQLRKVGIPMLVIKPGESLDSAQMLMTQLGKQFHREKAADSVIAKWRSGMDSVWQDTAQWTGKPHPRVLIMHFGQIGNSYLAVGGEGPATQMLRWAGAANAIDSTKTMTRLTPELIAQLAPDIIIATDVGFDRMGSADKFATLPGVNLTPAGRNKRIYRINEQELLYFGPRTPATVRELVTMVHPPAAQ, encoded by the coding sequence ATGCGTCAAATAGAGTTTCGGACAGCTCCCTCGTTCAATCCCGGGCGAATTGCACTCGCCGCGGCCATCGCGCTCTCACTTGCCGCATGCGGAAGAGGCAACAGCAGTGGAAACGCCAATCGCGTTGTCGGAGTGTCAAAGCAGATCAACGAGTTCATGTACGAGATCGGCGCGCAGGACAATCTCGTAGCCAGAGATCTCACATCGATCTATCCTGCCGCGATCAGGTCGCTTCCGTCGGTCGGCTACCACCGCGCATTGAGCGCGGAGGGCATCATATCGATGAAGCCAACGCTGTTTCTCACGGACGGAAATGTTGGACCCGACGCCGTGCTCGATCAGCTCAGGAAGGTTGGCATTCCCATGCTCGTCATCAAGCCGGGCGAATCGCTCGACAGCGCGCAGATGCTGATGACGCAGCTCGGCAAGCAGTTCCATCGTGAGAAAGCTGCGGACAGCGTCATCGCGAAGTGGCGTAGCGGAATGGATTCGGTCTGGCAGGACACCGCGCAGTGGACGGGCAAACCGCATCCGCGCGTGCTCATCATGCACTTCGGTCAGATAGGGAACAGCTATCTCGCAGTTGGCGGAGAAGGTCCCGCGACTCAGATGCTGCGCTGGGCTGGTGCTGCGAATGCGATCGACTCGACCAAAACCATGACGCGACTCACGCCGGAGCTCATCGCACAGTTGGCGCCGGACATAATCATCGCGACCGATGTCGGCTTCGATCGCATGGGAAGTGCGGACAAGTTCGCAACACTGCCAGGGGTGAATCTCACACCCGCCGGCAGGAACAAGCGCATCTATCGAATCAACGAGCAGGAGCTTCTGTACTTCGGACCACGCACGCCCGCGACCGTGCGCGAGCTGGTGACGATGGTGCACCCGCCGGCTGCCCAATAG
- a CDS encoding DUF3761 domain-containing protein gives MRLISRSFAIAAAIAMASALSVGAAGAQGTATTCKDGTTSATSGRGACSGHGGVAKAASAAKAPKATKASKAAAATAAAPAKAATSAAMVTCTDGTMSKGGRGACSGHGGVKTSAAAAAAVTPAPAAASTAKPAKAAKASAASKATVGSGGKEDNNPVGAIAKCKDGLYSHATHRQGACSGHGGVASWM, from the coding sequence ATGCGGCTCATCTCACGCTCGTTCGCGATTGCGGCGGCAATCGCGATGGCATCGGCACTAAGTGTCGGTGCGGCAGGTGCACAGGGGACGGCTACAACGTGCAAGGACGGAACTACGAGCGCGACGTCTGGTCGCGGTGCATGTTCCGGACATGGCGGCGTGGCGAAGGCCGCCAGTGCGGCAAAGGCGCCGAAGGCTACCAAGGCGAGCAAGGCTGCAGCGGCAACGGCGGCAGCGCCGGCCAAGGCTGCGACGAGCGCCGCCATGGTTACATGCACTGATGGAACGATGTCGAAGGGTGGCCGCGGCGCATGCTCTGGTCATGGCGGCGTGAAGACGTCGGCAGCAGCAGCGGCTGCGGTTACCCCGGCGCCAGCAGCGGCATCCACAGCCAAGCCCGCCAAGGCGGCGAAGGCTTCGGCCGCGTCCAAGGCAACGGTCGGATCGGGCGGCAAGGAAGACAACAATCCGGTCGGTGCGATCGCCAAGTGCAAGGATGGTCTCTACTCGCACGCGACTCATCGCCAGGGCGCCTGCAGCGGCCACGGCGGAGTGGCCAGCTGGATGTGA
- a CDS encoding GNAT family N-acetyltransferase: MSDFYRRRRVVIKDATALLTFFLGFVWSGAFAWPFLADQVDQGDMIRGLAYFLSLVLGTGIVMGLIGLEAGNLLGGVWERYHKHHRHNREFAIAGGSSTIAWTGARPIAPVRRASTSGASARRDVSNVYYDEAGVYAASFIPLAERVRPVRYEMAKVREALARTTNIGAWDGGRLVGAVRLLSDGYTFSVIADILVDPDYQRLGIGRNLMSRALAAAPDARLLIEAQPDCIGFFERIGCVRGPTGFTLTASPR, translated from the coding sequence ATGTCCGACTTCTATCGACGCCGACGCGTAGTAATCAAGGACGCCACTGCGCTGCTCACGTTCTTCCTCGGCTTCGTCTGGTCGGGTGCGTTCGCGTGGCCCTTTCTGGCCGACCAGGTGGATCAGGGCGACATGATCCGCGGACTCGCGTACTTCCTCTCACTCGTGCTCGGTACCGGCATCGTCATGGGACTCATCGGTCTCGAGGCTGGCAATCTGCTCGGCGGAGTGTGGGAGCGATATCACAAACATCATCGCCATAATCGTGAATTCGCGATCGCCGGAGGATCGTCGACGATCGCGTGGACTGGCGCGAGGCCAATCGCGCCGGTGCGAAGGGCGTCGACGTCCGGCGCATCCGCGCGGCGCGATGTGAGCAATGTTTACTACGACGAAGCTGGAGTGTACGCCGCTTCGTTCATACCGCTGGCCGAACGCGTGCGCCCGGTTCGCTACGAAATGGCGAAAGTGCGCGAGGCGCTCGCCCGGACGACCAATATCGGTGCGTGGGACGGTGGGCGTCTCGTTGGAGCGGTGCGCCTTCTCAGCGACGGCTACACGTTCAGCGTGATAGCCGACATCCTGGTCGATCCGGACTATCAGCGCCTCGGCATCGGGCGCAATCTCATGTCGCGGGCGCTCGCCGCCGCACCGGATGCGCGCCTGCTCATCGAGGCACAGCCGGACTGCATCGGCTTTTTCGAGCGCATCGGATGTGTGCGCGGACCCACCGGATTCACCCTTACCGCTTCACCGCGATGA